The Aerosakkonema funiforme FACHB-1375 genome has a window encoding:
- a CDS encoding EF-hand domain-containing protein, with amino-acid sequence MATEQELQSLFNTLDRDRDGKVSIHELFLSPGLTAIISAETGMSSPQELLARYGDKDGSITFEELKEVVKKANNLT; translated from the coding sequence ATGGCAACTGAGCAAGAACTTCAATCTCTTTTTAATACCTTAGATAGAGATCGAGACGGCAAAGTCTCCATTCATGAGCTTTTTTTAAGCCCTGGTTTAACTGCAATCATCTCGGCTGAAACAGGTATGAGTAGTCCCCAGGAATTGCTAGCTAGGTATGGAGATAAAGACGGTAGTATCACCTTTGAAGAGTTAAAGGAAGTAGTTAAGAAAGCAAATAATTTAACCTAG